A genomic segment from Panthera tigris isolate Pti1 chromosome A1, P.tigris_Pti1_mat1.1, whole genome shotgun sequence encodes:
- the TRIM13 gene encoding E3 ubiquitin-protein ligase TRIM13, whose protein sequence is MELLEEDLTCPICCSLFDDPRVLPCSHNFCKKCLEGILEGTVRNSLWRSSPFKCPTCRKETSATGVNSLQVNYSLKGIVEKYNKIKISPKMPVCKGHLGQPLNIFCLTDMQLICGICATRGDHTKHVFCSIEDAYAQERDAFESLFQSFETWRRGDALSRLDTLETSKRKSLQLLTKDSDKVKEFFEKLQHTLDQKKNEILSDFETMKLAVMQAYDPEINKLNTILQEQRMAFNIAEAFKDVSEPIIFLQQMQEFREKIKVIKETPLPPSNLPTSPLMKNFDTSQWEDIKLVDVDKLSLPQDAGTFVSKIPWSFSQLFVVVILLSLLIFFGPTIFLEGSLFDEFTTWKDYLSNFNSYLAKSADFVEQSVFYWEQVTDGFFIFSERFKNFTLVVLNNVAEFVCKYKLL, encoded by the coding sequence ATGGAGCTGCTTGAAGAAGATCTCACGTGCCCAATTTGTTGCAGTCTGTTTGATGATCCTCGAGTTTTGCCTTGCTCGCATAACTTTTGCAAAAAATGCTTAGAAGGGATCTTAGAGGGGACCGTGCGGAATTCGTTGTGGAGATCATCTCCATTCAAGTGCCCTACATGCCGTAAGGAAACTTCAGCTACTGGAGTTAATAGCCTGCAGGTCAATTACTCCCTGAAGGGTATTGTGGAAAAGTATAACAAGATCAAGATCTCTCCCAAAATGCCTGTGTGCAAAGGACACTTGGGGCAACCCCTCAACATTTTCTGCCTGACTGATATGCAACTGATTTGCGGGATCTGTGCTACTCGTGGTGACCACACCAAGCATGTCTTCTGTTCTATTGAAGATGCCTATGCTCAGGAAAGAGATGCCTTTGAGTCCCTCTTCCAGAGCTTCGAGACCTGGCGGCGGGGAGATGCTCTTTCTCGCTTGGATACCTTGGAAACTAGCAAAAGGAAATCTCTACAGTTACTGACTAAAGATTCAGATAAAGTGAAGGAGTTTTTTGAGAAGTTACAACATACATTAgatcaaaagaagaatgaaatcctgtctgACTTTGAGACCATGAAACTGGCAGTTATGCAAGCCTATGACCCAGAGATCAACAAACTCAACACCATCTTGCAGGAACAACGAATGGCCTTTAACATTGCTGAGGCTTTCAAAGACGTGTCAGAACCCATCATATTTCTGCAACAGATGCAGGAGttcagggagaaaataaaagtaatcaagGAAACTCCTTTACCTCCCTCGAATTTGCCCACAAGCCCTTTAATGAAGAACTTTGATACCAGTCAGTGGGAAGACATAAAACTAGTAGATGTGGATAAACTTTCTTTGCCTCAAGATGCTGGCACGTTCGTTAGTAAGATTCCCTGGAGCTTTTCTCAGTTATTTGTGGTAGTCATTCTGCTCagccttctcattttctttggtcCCACCATATTCCTAGAAGGGTCTTTATTTGATGAATTCACAACTTGGAAAGACTACCTCTCCAACTTCAATTCCTATCTGGCTAAATCAGCTGATTTTGTAGAACAATCAGTGTTTTATTGGGAACAGGTGACAGatggatttttcattttcagtgaaaGATTTAAGAATTTTACTTTGGTGGTGCTGAACAATGTGGCAGAATTTGTGTgcaaatataaactattataa